The Melanotaenia boesemani isolate fMelBoe1 chromosome 17, fMelBoe1.pri, whole genome shotgun sequence genome segment TAttgatattttataaaatagCACTACAAGtggttatttataaagattAGACAGTGTGCAACGAATGGTTGTTATAATAATAGGTTGGTAAACGACAAAATATGAGCTGTATTTCAATAACAAGTTCAACAAACGAAATTAAATACACTTTACTTACCCTTTCGGCAAACTGCTGTGACGTTGATGTAAACACGCCCTTCTACGAAGACCAAAAATACGTCAATATTTTAGCTGTCCGTTCTGCCTCACTAAAATATCTTTAGTTGAAATTCAGTTTCTACGATTTCAACCTTAATAAAATGGCCAAATAACCAGAAGCAGTTGGAGATATTTCCAGGCAAAATTAGgcttatatattatattaaagtACAGTTTTTGAGtcttgtttaattaaataacatttatataTAGGCAAACGACAAGGATAGTCTATTAATAAGGCGGTAGACTCAAACAGAAGGTAGGAGTTAAATTTTATCAACAAAAATATTGCGTTCGTTAACTTTATAAAAGTGAGTCAAGttcaaaaaaggaaaagactaATTTAACATATTGCTGTACAATTCTATGAGGCTAATTTGAAATAATACGTCTGTTATGTTAAAGGACAAGCCTAAACGACATCTACCTTTTAGCAAAATTAGCTAGCGCCGATTTTATATTGTGACAGGAATTAGGTGTAGTTTTTTTTCGTTCCCTTATTGTTTTCACACCCCTCCTTAATATGTAGACAAACATACAGTCAGTGAAGCAAATGTAGTGGTAAAGTAGTCATACCTCTGAGAAACGTCAttccttttaatgttttccagATTTTATTCACTCATGACAATGAAGACCCCTAAGGCCACACCGCAAAACGCAGCTCCGGAGGAATGTGGTGTTTGGCTGGACACTGtgcaactaaaagaaaaaaataaacggGTAATTGCAGAAACAAGCGCCGTTTAAGTAAACGCTTGTCTGCTTTTGAGTAAAGATGTGAATTCGTACAATTAAATACTAACCAATAGCCTCTTATTCAGCTCGTGCGCCTAAGTTATTTACGTAATGggataatattttattttgcacatcTTAATTTTCAGAAACGTCCTGCTCGCCCTATTTCTAAACAGCTGAATCCCTTAGCTGAGGGTGGAGGGTACAGTTTTGCTGTCGCCCTCAACTTCACTCAAACCAAAATGGAAATGCCAAAGACCAAACAAAGCTCTATATCAACTTTCTTCACATCTCATCGAAGAGGTGAGGGGCTAATGCTCTGCTGAAAGAAGCATTTTCATGCTAAGTAAAATCTGTCTAAAGATGGTAAAGCAtttttgttaacattttgtctttgttttatacCCTCTCCTAAAAGTTCTCAACAAGATGTCTTCCTCTGAAGTACCAAGCCTGCATCCACTTGAGCCTCTTTTATCATCTACCTCATCTGCAATCACAACCATGGTATCTGTGAGAAAACGAAGGCGTGATATATGTCTTAAAAAGTCTGACTTGTATGACACGGAGTCTGGAGTGGGCAATTGGcaatctgaaaaaaatgtgactGAGATGGATGCAACCTTGTGGCAGAAAAAAGCAGAGCACTACTCTGAATCTGAAGAAGATCTGTCTGAAGAGTGTAAACCACCTCAGAGCAAGAGGAGGCTCACTGAGAACTCCCTATTGCCAAACAACAAACAGGAATGGAGTCAGGACCTACTGTTCACCTGTAGCCAGAACTCTGAAACTGAATTTTACCTCCCTGATCAGAAATCCTCCACATCAAAGAACTGTAGCAGTTATGAGCCAGGTTTTCTTGACAGTCTACAGAGTGAAGAAACTTTTGGAAATCTGATTGATGTAACAAGGAGGACCTCAACtcaaaaactcattaaaaaccCATCATCCTCTCAGCTAGATGAtgacaaagaaaacagcaggTCACTGTCTTTTAGTTCCATGAGTAAGCGCTCTTCTTCATCTAATCTTGAATCCTTGTCAGATCACAAATGGACAGAACCAAAAGGCACTTCACCACAAAAACATGCTTCTCAGCTGTGGAATAAGACTGAAAAAGACGAATGCTTTGAAACAATGTGGACCAAACGGATCAGCTCTCCTTTTAAGAAACCACTGAAACAAATCAGGGAGGTTGATGGGGACAGTTTGGCCACTTTGTTCACTCAGGACTCGGAGGGTTTCAGGGTGATAGCACATCGAGGTCTGCAAACCAGGAGCCCACTCAAAGATCAGAGTAATCTAAGCACTGAGATAGTGAGGACAAATGTTTACACGTGTGTAACGGAAGATGAGGATGAAATGCTTTTTACTCAAGATTCTCAGGGAAACATGGTGATCAAACACTGAAACATATTGCAGATGTCCTCTTTGGTGGATTTAATCCAGCAGATATGGATTTTGGAGCTTCAGAAAGTTGAAACGTAGACTGTCATCctgactgtttt includes the following:
- the LOC121657211 gene encoding aurora kinase A and ninein-interacting protein, which codes for MTMKTPKATPQNAAPEECGVWLDTVQLKEKNKRKRPARPISKQLNPLAEGGGYSFAVALNFTQTKMEMPKTKQSSISTFFTSHRRVLNKMSSSEVPSLHPLEPLLSSTSSAITTMVSVRKRRRDICLKKSDLYDTESGVGNWQSEKNVTEMDATLWQKKAEHYSESEEDLSEECKPPQSKRRLTENSLLPNNKQEWSQDLLFTCSQNSETEFYLPDQKSSTSKNCSSYEPGFLDSLQSEETFGNLIDVTRRTSTQKLIKNPSSSQLDDDKENSRSLSFSSMSKRSSSSNLESLSDHKWTEPKGTSPQKHASQLWNKTEKDECFETMWTKRISSPFKKPLKQIREVDGDSLATLFTQDSEGFRVIAHRGLQTRSPLKDQSNLSTEIVRTNVYTCVTEDEDEMLFTQDSQGNMVIKH